One segment of candidate division KSB1 bacterium DNA contains the following:
- a CDS encoding DUF4256 domain-containing protein, which yields MPSAKELKAKQREELLGALQARFEKNMNRHQGLEWAKVSRRAGEANPEKLWSLHEMERTGGEPDVVGHDKKTGEYIFHDCSAESPNGRRSVCYDREALESRKEHKPKDSAMGMAAAMGIEILTEEQYRELQQLGEFDTKTSSWVKTPSDIRKLGGALFCDRRYGHVFVYHNGAESYYAARGFRGSLRV from the coding sequence ATGCCAAGCGCAAAAGAGCTGAAAGCAAAACAACGTGAAGAACTCCTCGGCGCGTTGCAAGCCCGTTTCGAGAAAAACATGAACCGCCACCAAGGCCTCGAATGGGCTAAAGTGTCCCGCCGTGCGGGAGAAGCGAACCCTGAAAAACTGTGGTCGCTCCATGAAATGGAAAGAACCGGCGGTGAACCGGATGTTGTTGGTCATGATAAAAAGACGGGCGAGTATATTTTCCATGATTGCTCGGCGGAAAGTCCCAATGGCCGCAGAAGTGTTTGTTACGACCGCGAAGCGCTGGAGTCGAGGAAGGAGCATAAGCCCAAAGACAGTGCCATGGGCATGGCAGCGGCCATGGGCATCGAGATTTTAACGGAAGAACAATATCGCGAGCTGCAGCAACTTGGCGAGTTCGATACGAAAACCTCGAGTTGGGTGAAAACACCTTCGGATATTCGAAAACTCGGCGGCGCGCTTTTTTGTGATCGTCGCTACGGCCACGTCTTTGTTTATCACAACGGCGCGGAATCGTACTATGCCGCGAGAGGATTTCGTGGCTCGCTGAGGGTCTAA
- a CDS encoding DUF1801 domain-containing protein, with the protein MHPDTIQYNKSLAPSDRKICDLLAETIDQILPEAENKIWHAHPVWFLEGNPVVGYSKLKSCVRLLFWSGQSFEEKELQNEGSFKAAEARYTAASQIDLKALERWLKKARDIQWDYKNIVRRKGKLVRLK; encoded by the coding sequence ATGCATCCTGACACCATTCAATACAACAAGTCACTGGCTCCGAGCGATCGAAAGATTTGCGACTTGCTTGCCGAAACCATCGATCAAATTCTGCCGGAGGCGGAAAATAAAATATGGCACGCTCATCCGGTTTGGTTCTTGGAGGGCAATCCCGTTGTCGGTTACAGCAAATTGAAATCGTGCGTTCGCCTGCTCTTTTGGAGCGGCCAGTCTTTTGAAGAAAAAGAACTGCAGAACGAAGGCAGCTTCAAAGCCGCGGAAGCGCGATACACGGCCGCGAGTCAAATCGATCTCAAGGCGCTCGAGCGCTGGCTCAAAAAAGCCCGCGACATTCAGTGGGACTATAAGAATATCGTGCGTCGCAAAGGCAAGCTTGTGCGTTTGAAATGA
- a CDS encoding SRPBCC domain-containing protein — protein sequence MFDAPLEAVWKAWTEPEQVMKWWGPTGFTSPSCQIDFREGGKFIFHMRAPKEMNNADFYTSGTYKKIVPSELIEFTQWLSDKDGNQIDPTTMGMPADFPREIPSLLAFKSVGSKTELTAIEYGWTLGQMREMSKLGLEQCLDKLAENLK from the coding sequence GTGTTCGACGCGCCGCTTGAAGCCGTGTGGAAAGCCTGGACCGAGCCCGAGCAGGTCATGAAATGGTGGGGCCCGACCGGCTTCACTTCGCCGAGCTGCCAAATCGATTTTCGCGAAGGCGGCAAATTTATTTTTCACATGCGCGCGCCCAAGGAAATGAACAACGCAGATTTCTACACCAGCGGCACTTACAAAAAGATTGTGCCATCCGAATTGATCGAATTCACGCAATGGTTGTCCGACAAAGACGGCAACCAAATCGATCCGACGACGATGGGCATGCCGGCGGACTTCCCCAGAGAGATTCCTTCCCTCTTGGCCTTCAAAAGTGTCGGCAGCAAGACGGAACTGACCGCCATCGAATACGGCTGGACGCTCGGCCAAATGCGCGAGATGTCCAAGCTCGGTTTGGAGCAGTGCCTTGACAAGCTGGCGGAAAATTTGAAGTGA